In the genome of Eublepharis macularius isolate TG4126 chromosome 10, MPM_Emac_v1.0, whole genome shotgun sequence, the window TCTGGCCACACCCTTACGGCTTCAGACGTGAAATTTACAGGGGAGCAAGTGGTTCTTAGGATAAGGcgctccaagactgaccagcataAGAAGGGGGTGGATGTGGTGCTCGGCCACTGTGCCCTTCCCGATTTGTGCCCGGTGGCAGCTTTGAGGCATTATGTGTGTGCCCGAGGAGAAGCACCCGGAGTTCTTTTTTGCCACAGTGACTGTGCCCCgttgactaaatatcagtttcgGACAGTCACGGGCAGGGCTCTGCACAAACTTGGCTTGGGCGAAGTCAGATTTGGGACACGCTCTTTCTGGATTGGTGCTGTTTTTACTGCTGCAGCAATGAGTTACCCAGGATGTGATATCCAGAGGGTGGGATGATGGCGTTCTGGGGCTTATGAATCGTACATTAGGCCCCTGGGGCATGGACAATCGTCCTGACATGTCTTTTCTTGCAGGCGCTGTGGCCGGGAGAGGGTTCGGATGTTCATCtgtggccatagtatggtcttctgggcagcacaccaagcaaagaggacacagatcgggtcccagcttggactcagccagtgGGCTACCGTAGAGTGgctgggcagaagaggcctgtgcTGGGCTGGACTGCTGCCGCTATTGTTTGtggggaggagtgcccctccacctcacattctggTTGTCCACTTAGGGGGCAATGATCTGGGTCTGATGAAGGGTGTGGCCCTTTCTTGGCAGGTGCAGAACGACTTCCTGGAGATTAGGAGAAGATGGCCCGGGGTCCTGATCTTTTGGTCGGCAATGCTTCCGCGCCAggtgtggcgggaggcattggaccacagagcTGTGGAAAGGGCTAGGtggatggccaacagagccctgttcAAGGCGATGACAGGTGGGTTGgggatctatttgccccatccgcagattcagGCTAAGTCTGTTGagctctaccgaggggatggtgtacacgtctcttccagaggtaacagcatttttctgaacgaTCTGTGGCAggggcttaggttggctttaagccatttgtggggtgctgaggcctaaccagaggcttggcctctgcggtggcaggatttcagttagggaaaatctgtagcgggctggtgagcacccttggcacctccccattggtggggaatgggggtctttcaggagcggctggctgccgtatggcccagctgcaaggtcagatgccctgggtggggaacccctggacaagccagtctcccctcgCTGCCAtatggccgggtgggggagttttacaggggtgaaccactccaccTGGCCAGGACGGttcccagccatttgatggatggctcgcTTCCGGCCACGACaatgagccacacctggaagatcctgtgaggggtACGGGAAGACCCTGATtcatcagcggctgctggcatcaaccacctccctgctgtcatgGAAAGGAGTGGACAGGGTGCTgcgagtggtggggaagggactcatggcagtacctgagagggagaggtatggactgggaactggaaagctcccaagcgagaggtagttgggagggtcAGATAAGGGGACCAAGGGCTTCTGGCCACGACaatgagccacacctggaagatcctgtgaggggtACGGGAAGACCCTGATCCATCAGCGGCTgttggcatcaaccacctccctgccatcacagaaaggagcggacggggcggtgcaagtggtggggaagggactcatggcagtacctgagaggaagaggtatggaccgggaactggaagGCTCTcaagcaagaggtagttgggaggggttggagtggtcccagagagggagaggaagaaatagggcagtggcagcagctgccatcacccaccttcctgcctttgcggaaaggatgggagttgcggaACACATTCCCAactggctcaaaggggtccagtcagtcccattgacaggggagccaccacgcAGAGCAACtgtgctgtatccctatatggtacaattggctgtgcaatcgcagctgagctgtcccttgtgaccaaggagggagcaataacaggatagtccctcgtaaAGTgccggctgacatgacccgccgtcctgccttcatggaaagaacggtatgggcaggacaggagaggtcatttgtAAGCATTGgggtggttccacagagggacagGTGGAAAGAGGGACGAGCAGCCccaagaaatgaggggggccagagcagttccacaccgctcaagacacctcacctgtgcaggcagtactggcactactcataacagtttgggcggcacTGCCAGACACCAACTGCCTTCCTGCTTtcttggaaaggaggggatggacgggacaggagacattgcttggacaggtcagagtggttccagagagggagagaaagaaacgggGTAGCAGTAggtgacatcggccaccttcctgcctttgctgaaaggacatgagtcgagggacccattcccccctactcagagggcacagtgtttgcaatggataggggcactgtgtggctcaactacatgtgaacagctcctgagcttttgcgcaagtgcccaaacgagactgccaccagcatcacccactttcctgcctttgcagaaaggaggtgtcatgatgatctggctgtgccaggaaggcctatgaaggcctcagaagcctgttagctgtGGGAGTGGGCCCTGGCTAAACCTGTCCCAAatatgccagccctcattcgagacaGCCACTGGACTCGACGGTCAAGGGTGCACAgcaatggcatggagaaccaaagggcaagatgctttagtagcctgcggaaccccacacactccacgatggatatgagtaagccatgtagggcaatcgtctctgccaaggcatgaaggcccgcctcctgagccctcaacctcgctgttctaagtggcactgtcccagaccccgaggggacaacctctgtgAGTGCGGCCTGCCTGAgtgctccgctcccaccagcgtcactctcagggcaaggattcttgcttgagGTGAATTCCAGTGACCCacccactgatccccactcagaagagctggtagccctctttctccccccaatggatgttttgctggatgaggacggagaccacaggcttggatggtgcatcttcaggtgccgagtcagggccatcaaagacaggtgctttgggtttttgcccctgcgcaccaggacatcacaggcacggaaCCACACCAcgtgggggtcattaggaagggcctgaaagtgcctccatacggaggcattgaaacatggaccgctaactgtcccaggagaaggaggacgaacggttgcTGCCTACGCTGAGAGTGGGGAGGgaatgctgcgccgcctccccccaccacagctGAGATAGAGAAAGACCGGTACAGAACCAGACAGACAATGATGTTGgagtaaaacaggccacaactttattaacataacaaaggAGCATTGGCGCGGCATGAGGGTCAGATCCCAGATCGAGTcagctggcccgcctgccagccgaataacccacccccctcagccatgctgagggggggacccaaggagtggcCTTATTGGggagtcacctgggtgtacacccctgagtggcctccccagccacctgggagtgagttttcctagctgcccccgagctgggcatgctcctccgaactcacccccaagattccttatgggaatcccctaagggaggggcctgggcgcgcaggccctggcccccccAAACGAGATCTGACCCGATGCCCACCGCCTACAAAGTTGCGACGAATTAAAACTATAAGaaagggagtggtgggtgggtgcAGGAACTCCGCCGGCGACTGAGCTGGGCGGGGCCGGCCGCAGGCATATATGCTGTGcggccggaccagagggagaaccgtGGTCGCGATTCCCCCTCGGCCACGCCCCGGGCGCCCGCGATTGGGCGGCCGGGGTTTGAAACTATTGGCTGGCCTCGCCCCAGGACAACCGGGCGAGACCAGCAACATGGCGGCCGCCACGCTTCCCTCCCCACAGCGCCGGCACCAAAccggccccaggtaagtctgaggccaTCGCTTGCTGCCTACGCTGAGAGTGGGGAGGgaatgctgcgccgcctccccccaccacagctGAGATAGAGAAAGACCGGTACAGAACCAGACAGACAATGATGTTGgagtaaaacaggccacaactttattaacataacaaaggAGCATTGGCGCGGCATGAGGGTCAGATCCCAGATCGagtcggctggcccgcctgccagccgaataacccacccccctcagacatgctgagggggggacccaaggagtggcCTTATTGGggagtcacctgggtgtacacccctgagtggcctccccagccacctgggagtgagttttcctagctgcccccgagctgggcatgctcctccgaactcacccccaagattccttatgggaatcccctaagggaagggcctgggcgcgcaggccctggcccccccaaacaaaatctgaccCGATGCCCACCGCCACGAGAGGCCGGCCTCCCGGGCTCCCCGTCAACGCTCCTAAAACCCCAGCCAGGCCAGCAGGCCGTCCCTGATGTCCTGCAACCAGAGGTCTTGCCCCCAGCTGGATAGATGGACCCCATCTGGCCGAAAAAGCGCCTCCAGGCGGTGCGAAATGTCCAGGTGCTGAATAAGGAGGCCCCCCCTCTCCAAGACAAACCGCTCCATGGCACGAGCAAGCCTCTGCCTGATGCCGTCCACCTTCCTGGGGCAGCGCGCCCCCCGCCAGGCCCGCCTCTGCAGCAGATCCGACCAGAGGAAGGTCGTCCGAGGGAAGAGTCCTTGAATATGCTCCAAGTCGGCGCACATGGGCCGCTTCAGATCGGGGCAATCCCGCTTGCCGATgtcgttctctcccagctgaatTACGATGGCGTCCGGCGGGCACTGCAGCCGGGCCTGGTGCGCAAGCATGGGGACGAGGGATTCCCACAGCATGCCTCGGACCCCCATCCAGCGGACGCGGAGTTGGTCATCCAGTCCCAGGTGCTGGCCCCAGCCAGAGGTAGCCGCGTACTTGCCCGCCCAGTGGACAATACTGTGGCCGCACACCCAAACGCTCTTCCTCCTGCCTGAGATAACAACAAACCACAACGTTAGTGCGAGGCCTCCCCGGTGGGGTGAATATAGGAACGGAAAGCGCTGGAGCACCAGCGCCCGATGGACTGAATGACCGACGGTGGGAGCCCCAAGCCAGCGGCCACGGTTGCCGTCCCTATGCGAAATGAGTGTGAGCCAAACTGCATGGGGGGAAGCCCCGCGGCCAGCAGGCAAGCCCTGAGCACCGAGGAGAACTGGTACCGAGAGAGGGGGGACCCGTCCTCATGTATAAAGAAGGGCCCGAGGCAGGGGGGGCGGGAATCCAGGAAGGCCCTGACTGCTCGAACCGGGCAAAGCAGCCGGCGCCTAGCTGCCCGCAGCGTGACGGTGGACCCTCGGCCACGCTGGTCGGTCTTGGAACGCCGCAGGGTGATGGTCACGAGGCGGGGGGAACAGGTCAGGTCAGAGGCTGCCAGGGCGCGGCCTGACGTGTCGGAACGGGAACCCGCCACAATCTCGCTAACACGGAAAGCACCGTAAAAGGCTACCATGAAGGCGGCGCGAAAGAGCCGGGCCTCGCCTGGGGACCAACAAAGGCTGGGCAAAGCGTGCAGCACGCGCTCGAGGATGTCCAGCGTGATGGGGCGCCTGCGGTCCGGGGGAAGCGGGGCGAGCCTGGCCCAGCCCTTAAGGGCCCGGCGGACAATGAAACCGCTGCAAGGGTCGGGGAAGCCCTGGGCCTTACTGAAAAAGGAGACGGCTGCTAAATCTCTCCGCATGGAACGAGGGGAAAGTCCCAGACCCCTGAGATGCACCAGGTACTGCAGGACGACGACCTGAGAGGTGGGCCAAGACCCATCACCCCCAGCGGTTCCAGCAAAGGCCAAGAAGCGGGTGAGAGCTGCCGAGTACGCCCGGAGGGTGGACGGGGCCACCGAGCACAATACTCCCTGCATTACGGTGTCCCTCCAAtcagccacagctcctccgggaAGGGGTCGGGGGTGCGTCGTGCCTCTGGAGCCAGTGCgaaaaacctctccatctggaatcgagatAGTGCGTCGGCCAATCCGTTATCCACACCTGCAACATGGCGGGCTGAGAAGGTAATGTTAGCAGCGAGGCATGTTAGCACGAAGCGGCGGATGAGGCAcataacccgctcagagcgagaggactgccggTTGATGACCTTGACCGTTGctaggttgtcacaccagaaagtGACCCGCCTGTCCCGCAGCTGTGGCCCCCAAATGACCACAGCAACCACGATGGGAAAAAGTTCCAAGAAAGtaaggtccctgaggatccccgAGCCCGCCCAAGAGGGGGGCCAGCGCTGAGCGCACCAGCGCCCCCTAAAATAGACCCCGAACCCCAGGCTCCCAGCCGCATCCGAATGGACTTGCAAGCTCGGGCCCAGGTCCAGGGCGTCCTGCCAAAAGGAGACCCCGTTGAAGCCGGACAAAAACTTCAGCCAAACCTGGAGGTCAGCCTTGATACCCTTGTTGAGCCGAATGCGGTGATGGGGAGCGGCTACCCCCCGACATGCCCTGGTAAGGCGGGAACAGAAGGCCCGCCctggggagaccaccctgcaagCGAAGTTAAGGTGGCCTATGATGGATTGAAACTCCCTGAGAGTGCACTTTTCCCGATGGAGGGTGGAGGCTATGAGGGCCTGGAGCCTGGCCAGCTTGTCAGCAGGGAGCCGAGACAGGCCGGCGACCGAGTCCAGCTGGATACCTAGGTATGTGAGGCAGGAagaggggccctccgtcttttcctgcgcgagggggacccccagctcacGGGCCAGGGCCTGGAAAGACCTGAGGTGGTCGGCGCAAGCCGAGCCACCTGGGGGGGTCATTATCAGGAAGTCATCCAAATAATGCGTGACGAAAGGGGACCCCAAGCGTTCCTTGGCCGCCCATTCCAAGAAGGTGCTAAATGTCTCGAAGGCCGCGCAGGCcaccgagcaccccatgggcatggccttgtcaatATACCACCcgccctggaacttaaagcccAGGAGGCAGTGGTCGAGTGGGTGGACCGGAAGCAGGCGGAAGGCTGACTGGACGTCGCACTTGGCCATAAGTGCGCCCGGCCCGCATGCCCTAACCAGACGGATGGCCTGATCCAGTGAGGCATACCTGACCGAACAGCACTCAGGGGGAATTAGGTCGTTCACTGACGAGCCCTTGGGGTAGGACAAGTGGTGTATCAAGCGGTACTCACCGGGGGTCTTCTTAGGGACGACCCCCAGCGGAGAGATCCTGAGGTTAGGCAGGGGAGGGGATTCGAAGGGACCCGCCACACGGCCCGCCGCCACCTCCTTGGCGATCTTGGCCGCGACTACCACCGGCAATTCCCTGGCAGACTTTAGGTTGCCAGCAGTGGTGGCCACGCGGGGGCCCGTGAAGGGGATACGAAAGCCCACTGAGAAGTCCTCCCTCAAATATTGGGCAGCTTGCCTGTTCGGATAGCGtgccaggaggggaaggagagccGCCAGCCGGATGGGGGTGCTGGCAAGGCCCAGCGAAACCTGAGCGAGACTAGGAGCCGCCGCTGGCGGCTTGGGCAGCTGCAGCGGCCGATCCACCGTCCCTCCGAGCTGCTGCAGTGGAGGACCGGCCCCCTCGAAAGGGCTGAGACGGGGCAGAACCCCGGGAGCAAGATGGGCGGGCATGGGGGCCGCCGCAAGCATCACAATTGTGATCGAACCGGCACTTGGGACGGAAGCACTTCCCCTGATTGTACTCCCAGCAGGGGCCCCTGGGCCTGTCGCGGCGGCCTGACCAGCGCAAGCCACGAGACCCGTCCCCCCTGCCCCGCATGTGCGGCCTGACCAAccagagccacagcttctggttGATGAGGTTCCACCGTGCACGggggttgtgggaggccctcttTCGAAAGGCCTCGTCGTATTCCATGGCTGCCTGTTCCCCGGCCAGGGCCCGGGCCCGGAGGACGTTGCTAAGGTGGTTGGACAGGTGCCAACCCCGGTTAGGGTAGGCCGCCTGGATCACCCCCATATATACCGCAAATCCCTCCAGCCAGTTGGCAAACGTGCGCTCGGCCACCACCTTCCTCCCCACCTTTCTATCGCGCTTAGATGAAGGGGCGGACCTGCCATCCTCCGCTTCAGGTTTTAATAGCGAGAAGATGTCCAAGTAGTAACCGTCCAGGATGCGTTCCCGCACCCTGCGGGACAGGTGAAGGCCGGGGGGGGTCCTCGTCATCCGTGAAGGACGAGACCTGAGGGGCGCTATCGTCCGCGCCCCAGACCTCCCGAGGGGCACCCTCCTCCCTGCGCCCCCTTGAGCGCCGCTGCGCTGCCCAGGCCGGTAATCCCGGGACCCCCGACGCCACCTCCCAGTAATCTTCCCCAGAGGAACCGTCCTCTGATGACGATGCCCCACCTGATGTATCCCCGCTGTCTGAATCCTCATGGTGCCGCCGGGTCCTCTTTCTGCGCTGCCTGCGCCCCTTCTTTGGCTTCCTCCGCTCCCTGCTGCTGGATTCCGCTGAGCTAGACGAGGGAGAGCGTGGCGCTTCCCGGGATTGGGCAGAGCGCTTCTTCCCTTGTTTGCCTCTGCCGCGTTGGGGGACCTCAACGGgcccagggggtggctggcccaCCCccggcccggagttccccagctGCTCGACACGGGCCGCCAGGATCTCCAAGGCCCGGCCGATGCTGCTCAAGGACTCAGGCGCCTGCGCCTGCTCAGGGGAGCCTGGACTTGTAGCCACCCCGGCCGGCCTAGCCCTTCTAGTCCCCCGTTCTGAGGCCTGCGTGGTGGGTAAAGGCCCTCCACGCTTGGCCTCCGCGCGCCCTGGGCCCTTTGCCTTGGGGAGGCGGCTACTCCGCTCCCTACCTGGCCGCGAGGCAATGGACTGCCCAGCTCCCTTAGAGCTCCCTGGAGTGGCGGAGCCCTTTTTCCCTGCGCGGGCCGGGGGGTGGTGGTTTTTGGCCTTGCCAGGGGGGCTTTGGCCCTGCCCCCCCGGCCTGCTGCTGACGGGCTGGAGCCCCCCCCGGCCACGGAAGAGCCACTGCCCCCATGCCGCCCGGCCGCCCGAGCTCCCTTCCCCTTGTTGGAGGGGGGCCATGCCACGCTGGCCCTGCACCGCGCAGTGTAGGATCCCCGCCCCAGGTGCTCACCCCGAGCTGGAGGGGGGGTCAGGATCACCTTCCCCCCACGCCTCggcaaggagagggagagggaccgGCTGCAGAAGAAGCGAGGCCCGGCTGGCCCCACTCCGCTGTCCGCCTGGAGCGCCGGCACCGAGTCCCGCCGACACGGAACCTCCGGGACCCTCCTTCTGCTCGCCGCCGCTGCGCCGCTTGCTCCCACGAGGCACGAGGCCCAGCTCAAGCCTCGTGCCGATGTGCTCTTCAGGCGCCCTCCGATGTCTTCTGCCGATGCGGGCGGCGAAGCACTCCCAGCTGCGGCGGAGGAGAGAGGCTCAGCTCCGACCCCTTCCTCCGACCGGCGACCGCTCGGATTTCCGCCGCTCTTCTGCCTTCTCCGCTTCTTCTGCCTTCTCCGCTCTTCTCCGCAGGAACTCCGCCGGCGACTGAGCTGGGCGGGGCCGGCCGCAGGCATATATGCTGTGcggccggaccagagggagaaccgcGGTCGCGATTCCCCCTCGGCCACGCCCCGGGCGCCCGCGATTGGGCGGCCGGGGTTTGAAACTATTGGCTGGCCTCGCCCCAGGACAACCGGGCGAGACCAGCAACATGGCGGCCGCCACGCTTCCCTCCCCACAGCGCTGGCACCAAAccggccccaggtaagtctgaggccattgcttacaggctgtgctgcggagctggccacggagtgaagggtggactgcaggtgggaaaccaccgagagtttgggatggagaAGGGAGGGATCTTGCATAAAACACAAATCATTCcaccagggatccgtcacccaccccctcctcaaaatgttgagagagatcctctccccccagcacaACTAGGTTGCCCACACCCAAATGGAAGAACTTTGTTCTTAaatctaatttattttattgttttcaaaatattTACCAGTTTAATCAGTGCATTTTCCTGAGGATAACCTATTCCATCAATAGTGcatttggaggagggggggaattaaGGAATACATATAAGCCATGGACATTGAAATGCAAATGGAATAAGCTTTGTTTGTGTACTCTAATAAGAGATTTGTGTTTGCATGCAGCTCTGAAAAAAGACTCAGCTAAAATGCTTCGTAAAAGAAAAGCCCTTCTAGATTAGACGAAAgttccatctagtccaccattcTACTTCTCACAGTAGCAGCTAGCCAGGTGAATTCAGGAAGCAACAAACAGGGCATGAGGGCAACAGCTTCCTCTTGCTCTTCCCCAAGCAACTGATTCAAAGAATTGGCCTTGAATACAGACATCATATAGTTAGCATGACTGTTGGCAGCCCTCTTTTGTATATATTGTGTAGTCTGCCTTTAAAGGAATCTAAACTTAATGTTTTCAAGTGAGTagtcatgttgatctgcagtagaagagtcaagtttgagtccagcagcaccttaaagactagcaagttttccagagtataagatttcaagagtgAAGCTCCCCCTGTTAGATATTTAGTGGTCATCATCACTACATCTTAGCCCTGTTTATTTGCTGCCATAAACACATACACCATCCTGCATGCATGTGCATACAACTGTTTGCAAGGCCTTGTTTGCATGATACAGTAAACACATGTATAATCTGTGTACAATGTTCCCTTGacatttctttaaatatgtatttttacATTATATCCCATGCATATTCAGCTGAATGCATGATTTAAACCTCATGTTTTTCCAGGAATTGTttctcagtttcatttgtaaagtgtgtccggggtctgagccccagcccccagacttgccaggagggaacagcgggaggcaaaagggaggcagcaatcctgccaccccagccagcaaccagggccagaacctgcctactccagggggaaggggcaaaaggccaaagcctcagaaggctggatgGAGtaaggagagaccagctagtcccaccctccggggggggagggggctaagcaggccagaggaaaagggccaaggcagggggaagaggggcccagcagcagcccaaacagagctcttacctagcagggaggagaagcaaccacagcagctcagagccatgccccagcctccacctcagcttgaagacagcagcctggctcaggagatgctcacaaccaagcccctccaggtggagctgctgaaagcattctgtaggaagagctgggcagccagccaagggaccACAGCTGGGTCCACCTTcaataatcagctcagccagagaggcctggcagccagccaacataatGCAGCTGTTGCTAATCCAGGCATCTCAGTCAGCTacaccagctgcagcagcttgagacagcccaggccaatgctgggaggccaaggaggggtgtggcctggcaggcaggcctgcaagatgggtggggtgctgagagaaggccttataaaagctggctgggaagagctctgaggtggtgggtgtgagtaaggagtgatggggtggagtgagagcagagcagtgcaagaatggaggcttggaggagagttctgggaggaggagatgatggaggatgcagggggtaagcaggccaggttgagcaggccagcgagtggattgagagggagtcagggtgatgtatactgtccctccttccacagagcagggtcctgcagcatctctggtgcccctctgatgtcagggctggcccagctggtgccctgcccagtggtggcagcaacaagccctgacaaagtGAATATGTGTAACAGATTTATATGCATATACATTAAGGGTGAACATGTGTCCATTGCAACTTGTGAACATGACTTAAGGAAGACCCaacacattttataaataaaactgGACATCAATACCTGTATAAATGTGGGGTTCAGCTTACATATATTTAACATATTATGAGAATTCTCAATATGTATATAAAGAAAAACTAAGTGTATACTGTTCATGGATTGTATATGCTTTGTGAACATGTAGTAAATTTCAT includes:
- the LOC129336510 gene encoding integrase/recombinase xerD homolog; the encoded protein is MQGVLCSVAPSTLRAYSAALTRFLAFAGTAGGDGSWPTSQVVVLQYLVHLRGLGLSPRSMRRDLAAVSFFSKAQGFPDPCSGFIVRRALKGWARLAPLPPDRRRPITLDILERVLHALPSLCWSPGEARLFRAAFMVAFYGAFRVSEIVAGSRSDTSGRALAASDLTCSPRLVTITLRRSKTDQRGRGSTVTLRAARRRLLCPVRAVRAFLDSRPPCLGPFFIHEDGSPLSRYQFSSVLRACLLAAGLPPMQFGSHSFRIGTATVAAGLGLPPSVIQSIGRWCSSAFRSYIHPTGEASH